From Pseudomonas sp. FP2335, the proteins below share one genomic window:
- the tsaA gene encoding tRNA (N6-threonylcarbamoyladenosine(37)-N6)-methyltransferase TrmO, whose protein sequence is MSYNVSPVGFVRSCFKEKFAIPRQPQLAPAARGVLELVAPFDGGEAVQGLEQVSHVWLLFLFHQALEDKPRLKVRPPRLGGNTSMGVFATRATHRPNGIGQSVVKLDKVEPGRLWISGIDLLDGTPVLDIKPYVPYADIIDTATNSMASGAPALIPVQWLKTALHQAQGHAQRLDEPLVALIEQCLAQDPRPAYQTPGPEREYGVQFWDVDVRWHYPEAGTICVLEVLAAE, encoded by the coding sequence ATGAGCTACAACGTCTCGCCCGTCGGCTTTGTGCGCTCCTGCTTCAAGGAGAAGTTCGCCATCCCGCGCCAACCGCAACTGGCGCCAGCCGCTCGGGGCGTGCTGGAACTGGTGGCGCCGTTCGACGGCGGCGAGGCGGTACAGGGCCTGGAGCAGGTCAGCCATGTGTGGCTGCTGTTCCTGTTCCACCAGGCCCTGGAAGACAAACCGCGCCTGAAAGTGCGCCCGCCGCGCTTGGGTGGCAACACCTCCATGGGCGTGTTTGCCACCCGCGCGACCCACCGGCCCAATGGTATTGGTCAGTCGGTGGTAAAGCTGGACAAGGTCGAGCCGGGGCGGCTGTGGATTTCCGGGATTGATCTGCTCGATGGCACGCCGGTGCTGGACATCAAGCCTTATGTGCCCTATGCCGACATTATCGACACCGCCACCAACAGCATGGCCAGCGGCGCGCCGGCACTGATTCCCGTGCAGTGGCTGAAGACCGCCTTGCACCAGGCACAGGGCCACGCCCAGCGGCTGGATGAGCCGTTGGTGGCGTTGATTGAGCAGTGTCTGGCGCAGGACCCGCGGCCGGCATATCAGACGCCAGGGCCGGAGCGGGAGTACGGTGTGCAGTTCTGGGATGTGGATGTGCGCTGGCACTATCCTGAAGCTGGAACCATATGCGTGCTGGAAGTGCTTGCAGCTGAATAA
- the fpr gene encoding ferredoxin-NADP reductase, with protein MSNMNHERVLSVHHWNDTLFSFKCTRDPGLRFENGQFVMIGLQQPNGRPLMRAYSIASPNWEEHLEFFSIKVPDGPLTSQLQHLKEGDEIIISKKPTGTLVLDDLKPGKHLYLLSTGTGLAPFMSVIQDPETYERFEKVILCHGVRYVNEVAYREFITEHLPQNEFFGEALREKLIYYPTVTREPFENEGRLTDLMRSGKLFRDIGLPPINPEDDRAMLCGSPSMLDETSEVLNSFGLKVSPRMREPGDYLIERAFVEK; from the coding sequence ATGAGCAACATGAACCACGAGCGTGTCCTCAGTGTTCATCACTGGAACGACACTCTGTTCAGCTTCAAGTGCACCCGCGATCCGGGCCTGCGCTTCGAGAACGGTCAGTTCGTGATGATCGGCCTGCAACAGCCCAACGGCCGCCCGCTCATGCGCGCTTACTCCATCGCCAGCCCGAACTGGGAAGAGCATCTGGAGTTCTTCAGCATCAAGGTGCCGGATGGCCCGCTGACTTCCCAATTGCAACACTTGAAGGAAGGCGACGAGATCATCATCAGCAAAAAACCGACAGGCACCCTGGTGCTTGACGATTTGAAGCCGGGCAAGCACCTGTACCTGCTCAGCACCGGTACTGGCCTCGCGCCATTTATGAGCGTGATCCAGGACCCGGAAACCTACGAGCGTTTCGAGAAAGTGATCCTGTGCCACGGCGTGCGTTACGTCAACGAAGTCGCCTACCGCGAATTCATCACCGAGCACCTGCCGCAGAACGAGTTCTTCGGCGAGGCCCTGCGTGAGAAGTTGATCTACTACCCAACCGTGACCCGCGAGCCGTTCGAAAACGAAGGCCGCCTGACCGACCTGATGCGCAGCGGCAAGCTGTTCCGCGACATCGGCCTGCCACCGATCAACCCCGAGGACGACCGCGCCATGCTGTGCGGCAGCCCAAGCATGTTGGACGAGACCAGCGAAGTGCTGAACAGCTTCGGCCTGAAGGTTTCGCCGCGGATGCGTGAGCCGGGTGACTACTTGATCGAGCGTGCATTCGTCGAGAAGTAA
- a CDS encoding LysR family transcriptional regulator, with protein sequence MRFTLRQLQVFVAVAQQESVSRAAGLLALSQSAASTSITELERQSSCQLFDRAGKRLSLNALGHQLLPQAVALLDQAKEIEDLLNGKSGFGSLAVGATLTIGNYLATLLIGSFMQQHPESQVKLHVQNTAHIVHQVAHYEIDLGLIEGDCSHPDIEVQTWVEDELVVFCAPQHHLAKRGVASMDELTHEAWILREQGSGTRLTFDQAMRHHRSALNIRLELEHTEAIKRAVESGLGIGCISRLALRDAFRRGSLVPVETPDLDLARQFYFIWHKQKYQTSAMREFLELCRAFTAGVQRSDEIVLPSIA encoded by the coding sequence ATGCGATTTACTCTCCGTCAACTGCAAGTCTTCGTCGCCGTCGCCCAGCAGGAAAGCGTCTCACGCGCTGCTGGCCTTCTGGCCTTATCTCAATCCGCCGCCAGCACCTCGATCACCGAGCTGGAGCGCCAATCCAGCTGCCAATTGTTCGACCGCGCAGGCAAACGCCTGAGCCTCAACGCCCTCGGCCATCAGCTGTTACCCCAGGCGGTGGCGCTGCTGGACCAGGCCAAGGAGATCGAGGACCTGCTCAACGGCAAGTCCGGCTTCGGTTCCCTGGCGGTCGGTGCCACGCTGACCATCGGCAATTACCTGGCGACCCTGCTGATCGGCAGCTTCATGCAGCAGCATCCCGAGAGCCAGGTGAAGCTGCATGTGCAGAACACTGCGCATATCGTGCACCAGGTAGCGCATTACGAAATTGATCTGGGTCTAATCGAAGGCGACTGCAGCCACCCGGATATCGAGGTGCAGACCTGGGTCGAGGACGAACTGGTGGTGTTCTGCGCCCCGCAACATCACCTGGCCAAGCGTGGCGTGGCGTCCATGGACGAGCTGACCCATGAAGCGTGGATCCTGCGCGAACAGGGCTCGGGCACGCGCCTGACGTTTGACCAGGCCATGCGCCATCACCGCAGCGCGCTGAACATCCGTCTGGAGTTGGAGCACACCGAGGCGATCAAACGCGCGGTAGAGTCAGGCCTGGGGATCGGCTGCATTTCCCGGCTGGCGCTGCGCGATGCGTTCCGCCGCGGCAGCCTGGTACCCGTGGAAACCCCGGACCTGGACCTGGCCCGGCAGTTCTATTTCATCTGGCATAAACAGAAATACCAGACCTCAGCCATGCGCGAGTTTCTGGAACTGTGCCGCGCCTTTACCGCAGGGGTTCAGCGCAGCGACGAGATCGTGTTGCCGAGCATTGCCTGA
- a CDS encoding GNAT family N-acetyltransferase codes for MRQHSVIYTPNVSDYPQLAQIWETSVRATHDFLPDSYIVLLKDLVLTRYLDTVMLICTKDPRQRITGFAGVAAGKVEMLFIDPQYRGQGLGRQLLRYAIEHMNADELDVNEQNPQALGFYFKQGFEVIGRTEHDGLGQPYPLLHMRLRSSVGTGLSDPTKNHSTEMGPGLTGPTQVQ; via the coding sequence CACACCTAACGTCAGCGACTACCCGCAGTTGGCGCAGATCTGGGAGACCTCGGTGCGGGCGACCCATGATTTCCTGCCGGACAGTTACATCGTGTTGCTAAAAGACTTGGTGCTGACGCGCTATCTGGACACCGTCATGCTGATCTGCACCAAAGACCCGCGCCAACGCATCACCGGGTTTGCCGGGGTGGCGGCGGGCAAGGTGGAGATGTTGTTTATCGACCCGCAGTACCGGGGCCAGGGCCTTGGTCGGCAACTTCTGCGCTATGCCATTGAACACATGAATGCCGATGAACTGGACGTGAATGAGCAGAACCCACAGGCCCTGGGCTTCTACTTCAAGCAGGGCTTCGAGGTGATCGGACGGACAGAGCATGATGGTCTCGGGCAACCGTACCCTTTGCTGCACATGCGTTTGCGCTCTTCTGTGGGAACTGGCTTGTCGGACCCCACAAAAAACCACAGCACCGAAATGGGGCCGGGATTAACCGGCCCCACACAGGTACAATAG
- a CDS encoding DUF1456 family protein has product MIHNDVLRSVRYMLDISDNKMVEIIKLGGMDVTKDDLLTYLKKDEEEGFVFCPDEVMAHFLDGLVIFKRGKDESRPPQPIETPVTNNIILKKLRVAFELKEDDMHAILKAAEFPVSKPELSALFRKFGHTNYRTCGDQLLRNFLKGLTLRVRA; this is encoded by the coding sequence ATGATTCACAACGACGTACTGCGTAGCGTGCGCTACATGCTCGACATCAGCGACAACAAGATGGTCGAGATCATCAAGCTCGGCGGCATGGACGTGACCAAGGACGACCTGCTGACCTACCTCAAGAAGGACGAGGAAGAAGGCTTCGTGTTCTGCCCGGATGAAGTCATGGCGCACTTCCTCGATGGCCTGGTGATCTTCAAGCGTGGCAAGGACGAAAGCCGTCCGCCGCAGCCGATCGAGACTCCGGTGACCAACAACATCATCCTCAAGAAACTGCGCGTGGCCTTCGAACTGAAAGAAGACGACATGCACGCCATCCTCAAGGCCGCTGAGTTCCCGGTGTCCAAGCCTGAGCTGAGCGCGTTGTTCCGCAAGTTCGGCCACACCAACTACCGCACCTGCGGCGACCAGTTGCTGCGTAACTTCCTCAAGGGCCTGACCCTGCGAGTGCGTGCGTAA
- a CDS encoding rRNA pseudouridine synthase has product MTDPIRLSKRLIELVGCSRREAELFIEGGWVSVDGEVIDEPQFKVTTQKVELDPEAKATAPEPVTILLHAPAGVDAETALASISAETLSEEHRFGKRPLKGHFLRLTASADLQAKASGLLVFTQDWKILRKLTADAAKIEQEYVVEVEGDMVAHGLNRLNHGLTYKGKELPAVKASWQNENRLRFAMKNPQPGVIALFCEAVGLKVIAIRRIRIGGVSIGKVPVGQWRYLSTKEKF; this is encoded by the coding sequence ATGACTGACCCCATACGCCTCTCCAAACGCCTTATCGAACTGGTCGGTTGCTCCCGTCGGGAGGCTGAGCTGTTCATCGAAGGCGGCTGGGTCTCGGTGGACGGTGAAGTGATCGACGAGCCGCAGTTCAAGGTCACCACCCAGAAGGTCGAACTCGACCCCGAGGCCAAGGCCACCGCGCCGGAGCCTGTGACCATCCTGCTGCACGCCCCGGCCGGCGTAGACGCCGAGACCGCACTGGCCTCGATCAGCGCCGAAACCCTGTCCGAAGAACACCGTTTCGGCAAACGCCCGCTAAAAGGCCACTTCCTGCGCCTGACAGCCAGCGCCGACCTGCAAGCCAAGGCCAGTGGTCTGCTGGTGTTTACCCAGGACTGGAAGATTCTGCGCAAGTTGACCGCCGATGCCGCCAAGATCGAGCAGGAATACGTGGTGGAGGTCGAAGGCGACATGGTTGCCCACGGCCTCAACCGCCTGAACCACGGCCTGACGTACAAAGGCAAGGAACTGCCGGCGGTCAAAGCCAGCTGGCAGAACGAAAACCGCCTGCGCTTTGCGATGAAGAACCCGCAGCCGGGCGTGATCGCACTGTTCTGCGAAGCGGTTGGCCTGAAGGTCATCGCCATTCGTCGTATCCGCATCGGTGGCGTGTCCATCGGCAAAGTGCCGGTCGGCCAGTGGCGCTACCTGTCCACCAAAGAAAAGTTCTAA